A genomic segment from Deinococcus sp. HSC-46F16 encodes:
- a CDS encoding arginase encodes MLLSIDWDAFSGTRELVFDAPIWGTRDREEDRVEAWRTRARKRGGLGWERLAADFPLYPGWEALERYAGVPAHVTLTHADAWEWLAAFPGAHVLNVDSHHDLASLSGDPARVRPGNWAGLALASGRARHYTCLYPDWHADLPVAEGYDLSRTWGEVASLLPPDVLERVTLRRMNSPTDGLPDPAEVTALLLVQSPAWTNPAHDPAFFRLARVLNAAPLTPPLDRSAAG; translated from the coding sequence CTGCTGCTCTCCATCGACTGGGACGCCTTTTCCGGCACCCGCGAACTCGTCTTCGACGCGCCCATCTGGGGCACCCGCGACCGCGAGGAAGACCGGGTGGAGGCGTGGCGGACACGTGCCCGCAAGCGCGGCGGCCTGGGCTGGGAGAGGCTGGCCGCCGACTTCCCCCTCTACCCCGGCTGGGAGGCGTTGGAGCGCTACGCGGGTGTGCCCGCCCACGTCACCCTGACGCACGCGGACGCCTGGGAGTGGCTGGCGGCCTTCCCCGGTGCCCACGTGCTCAACGTGGACAGCCACCACGACCTCGCCAGCCTCAGCGGTGATCCTGCGCGGGTGCGGCCCGGCAACTGGGCGGGGCTGGCCCTGGCGTCGGGACGGGCGCGGCACTACACCTGTCTCTACCCGGACTGGCACGCGGACCTGCCCGTCGCGGAAGGGTACGACCTGAGCCGCACGTGGGGCGAGGTCGCGTCTCTCCTCCCACCCGACGTGCTGGAGCGGGTCACCCTGCGCCGGATGAACAGCCCCACCGACGGTCTCCCCGATCCCGCCGAGGTCACGGCCCTGCTGCTGGTGCAGTCGCCCGCGTGGACGAACCCGGCGCATGACCCAGCCTTCTTCCGGCTGGCGCGGGTGCTGAACGCCGCGCCGCTGACGCCAC